In a genomic window of Dehalobacter sp.:
- a CDS encoding HpcH/HpaI aldolase/citrate lyase family protein: MNSLEKKMVDVLKDLRENHYVVGVKAEFEAEGTRMEEALRLKEVVTRAGLGLTIKIGGCEALRDMYEARVIGVARVVGPMVESPHALKKFLLAIKMAFPEDERREVSFCVNIETIDGYKNFDRMLALDEISELDGIVLGRVDMTGSMGMSREDINAPEIFEIAQDLFQKAKQKSLECAIGGGVGAEALQFFRNLKPGLLDRYETRKVIFECPGCLGENADKGILKAVG; encoded by the coding sequence ATGAACAGCTTGGAGAAAAAAATGGTGGATGTCTTAAAAGACCTCAGAGAAAACCATTATGTGGTAGGTGTTAAGGCGGAATTTGAAGCTGAAGGAACACGCATGGAGGAAGCTCTTCGCTTAAAGGAGGTCGTGACCAGGGCTGGTCTTGGTTTAACTATAAAAATAGGCGGTTGCGAGGCGCTCAGGGATATGTATGAAGCCCGGGTAATCGGTGTAGCTAGGGTTGTCGGCCCAATGGTGGAATCGCCTCACGCGCTAAAAAAATTTTTACTTGCGATCAAGATGGCTTTTCCGGAGGACGAGCGCAGGGAAGTTTCCTTCTGCGTCAATATCGAAACTATTGACGGGTATAAAAATTTTGACCGCATGTTGGCATTGGATGAGATTAGCGAACTGGACGGTATCGTCCTTGGAAGGGTAGATATGACCGGTTCAATGGGCATGTCCAGGGAAGATATCAACGCTCCGGAAATATTTGAGATAGCACAGGATCTTTTCCAAAAGGCAAAGCAGAAGTCACTTGAATGCGCGATTGGCGGTGGGGTAGGAGCTGAAGCCCTGCAATTTTTCAGAAATTTAAAGCCAGGCTTGCTTGACCGTTATGAGACCAGGAAGGTAATATTTGAATGCCCGGGCTGCCTTGGAGAAAACGCTGATAAAGGCATACTAAAAGCTGTTGGTT